One part of the Drosophila teissieri strain GT53w chromosome 3R, Prin_Dtei_1.1, whole genome shotgun sequence genome encodes these proteins:
- the LOC122620175 gene encoding armadillo-like helical domain-containing protein 3 isoform X2, with protein MTSRKRSGSGSTKRPKEKVVYIYELLCRGEDPSSESPEFWNEFFLLQPNFEALENEIGKLNNEQLQLVKPNLNTLFQRCIEMLDTDHPKRLCNSLQTLCSLFYGIFKKSNADPTFNILNEVFGHEKMDEWLKLLMQYCNRILLGDVPENARFMCLKLLQVLVTGTDNVNQNSLFEHLMMHSMFDAFVRLLSDPTFRSQHGHDIVILLTILVNYRKHEATNPYVVQLSILADELALNGYGQMISQSLIDFCRQYIQSLNNVQSSSWFSSLSNIVGNMFVSDEGCERVQQIKANNGLLLALYEAVHLNRNFITTLAHTQAESSAPPSPSNTLSLAQPVPDLSNAPIIDITQYPTNLLVAVFQYCSIVMQDNKNESSIANLKLCFLILTCISEDQYANSMMHDSNLTFKVMLHRAQMRHRKLNVDRVGKSQPLAATLLDLLVEFIVSHLMKKFPMELYLLCIGVIHRILCYQKRCRVRLNYPWKELWSALIGLLRFLVNQEQTLVKKCNIFHLSLQVVNIFNLFITYGDTFLATTNSYDELYYELNREEKVFTEIHAMVLRYTTMPDCEYKDDVIKLLNALVNILAIVKHFQNKIKEWLAEQGLSTPTEEQILDVVRKNYDLTLKLQDSLDQYERYTETPLHTNFFKLMVRDVVNDTRKHIYGYVKEAVSVIPDQEILLTSSMTSVSAGTATPASATAVPEAKALPSFA; from the exons ATGACCTCACGCAAGCGAAGTGGCAGCGGCTCCACCAAGCGGCCCAAGGAGAAG GTGGTCTACATATACGAGCTGTTGTGCCGGGGCGAGGATCCCAGCAGCGAGAGTCCCGAGTTCTGGAACGAGTTCTTCCTGCTGCAGCCGAACTTCGAGGCACTGGAGAATGAGATTGGAAAACTGAACaacgagcagctgcagctggtgAAACCAAATCTAAACACCCTCTTCCAGAGGTGCATCGAAATGCTTGACACGG ATCATCCCAAGCGCCTGTGCAACAGCCTACAAACGCTATGCTCCCTATTCTACGGGATCTTTAAGAAGTCCAACGCAGATCCCACGTTTAACATCCTAAACGAGGTCTTCGGCCACGAGAAGATGGACGAATGGCTTAAGCTACTCATGCAGTACTGCAATCGCATCCTCCTGGGCGATGTGCCCGAGAACGCTCGCTTTATGTGCCTCAAACTGCTCCAGGTTCTGGTCACGGGCACGGATAACGTCAACCAGAACTCCCTCTTCGAGCACCTGATGATGCACAGCATGTTCGACGCCTTTGTTCGGCTACTCAGCGATCCCACGTTCCGCAGTCAGCATGGACACGACATCGTTATCCTACTTACGATCCTGGTCAACTATCGCAAGCATGAAGCCACGAATCCCTATGTGGTGCAGCTCTCCATCCTCGCTGATGAGTTGGCTTTAAATGG CTACGGCCAAATGATATCGCAATCGCTAATTGACTTCTGTCGCCAGTACATTCAGAGTCTTAACAATGTGCAATCCTCTTCCTGGTTTTCGTCGCTGTCGAATATCGTGGGCAACATGTTTGTGTCGGATGAAGGATGCGAACGGGTGCAGCAGATCAAGGCGAATAATGGCCTTCTACTTGCCCTCTACGAGGCAGTGCACCTGAACCGGAACTTCATCACAACTCTGGCTCACACGCAGGCAGAGTCCAGTGCCCCGCCCTCGCCCAGTAACACGTTGAGTCTGGCCCAACCTGTGCCGGATTTATCCAATGCACCTATCATTGATATTACGCAGTATCCCACCAATCTGCTGGTGGCCGTATTTCAGTACTGTTCCATCGTGATGCAGGACAATAAGAACGAGTCGAGCATTGCTAATCTGAAGCTGTGTTTCCTCATCCTCACCTGCATTTCAGAGGACCAGTATGCCAACTCGATGATGCACGACAGCAACCTTACCTTCAAGGTTATGCTGCATCGGGCGCAGATGCGTCATCGCAAGCTGAATGTGGATCGGGTAGGCAAATCTCAGCCATTGGCAGCCACTCTACTGGACCTCCTGGTAGAGTTCATTGTGTCGCATTTGATGAAAAAGTTCCCGATGGAGCTGTATCTGCTGTGCATTGGTGTTATCCATCGAATCTTGTGCTACCAAAAGCGATGTAGAGTGCGCCTCAATTATCCGTGGAAGGAACTTTGGTCGGCTCTAATTGGGCTTCTGCGGTTTTTGGTCAACCAGGAACAGACGCTGGTGAAAAAGTGCAACATATTCCATTTGTCGCTACAGGTGGTGAATATATTTAATCTGTTTATTACGTACGGTGATACTTTCCTGGCCACAACCAATAGCTATGATGAGCTCTACTACGAACTGAACCGCGAAGAAAAGGTATTTACGGAAATACATGCCATGG TTCTCCGCTATACAACGATGCCGGACTGCGAATACAAAGACGATGTAATCAAACTCTTAAACGCTTTGGTTAATATCCTGGCCATTGTTAAGCACTTCCAGAACAAGATCAAGGAATGGCTGGCAGAGCAAGGCCTCTCTACGCCCACGGAGGAGCAGATACTCGATGTGGTGCGCAAGAACTACGATCTGACGCTCAAACTGCAGGACTCCCTGGATCAATACGAACGTTACACAGAAACGCCGCTGCACACCAACTTCTTTAAGCTGATGGTTCGCGATGTTGTCAACGATACGCGCAAGCACATTTACGGCTATGTGAAGGAGGCCGTATCTGTTATTCCGGACCAGGAAATACTCCTCACCTCCTCTATGACATCCGTTTCGGCCGGCACAGCCACTCCGGCttcagcaacagcagtgcCAGAAGCAAAAGCGTTGCCTTCTTTTGCTTAG
- the LOC122620175 gene encoding armadillo-like helical domain-containing protein 3 isoform X1 produces the protein MTSRKRSGSGSTKRPKEKVVYIYELLCRGEDPSSESPEFWNEFFLLQPNFEALENEIGKLNNEQLQLVKPNLNTLFQRCIEMLDTEDHPKRLCNSLQTLCSLFYGIFKKSNADPTFNILNEVFGHEKMDEWLKLLMQYCNRILLGDVPENARFMCLKLLQVLVTGTDNVNQNSLFEHLMMHSMFDAFVRLLSDPTFRSQHGHDIVILLTILVNYRKHEATNPYVVQLSILADELALNGYGQMISQSLIDFCRQYIQSLNNVQSSSWFSSLSNIVGNMFVSDEGCERVQQIKANNGLLLALYEAVHLNRNFITTLAHTQAESSAPPSPSNTLSLAQPVPDLSNAPIIDITQYPTNLLVAVFQYCSIVMQDNKNESSIANLKLCFLILTCISEDQYANSMMHDSNLTFKVMLHRAQMRHRKLNVDRVGKSQPLAATLLDLLVEFIVSHLMKKFPMELYLLCIGVIHRILCYQKRCRVRLNYPWKELWSALIGLLRFLVNQEQTLVKKCNIFHLSLQVVNIFNLFITYGDTFLATTNSYDELYYELNREEKVFTEIHAMVLRYTTMPDCEYKDDVIKLLNALVNILAIVKHFQNKIKEWLAEQGLSTPTEEQILDVVRKNYDLTLKLQDSLDQYERYTETPLHTNFFKLMVRDVVNDTRKHIYGYVKEAVSVIPDQEILLTSSMTSVSAGTATPASATAVPEAKALPSFA, from the exons ATGACCTCACGCAAGCGAAGTGGCAGCGGCTCCACCAAGCGGCCCAAGGAGAAG GTGGTCTACATATACGAGCTGTTGTGCCGGGGCGAGGATCCCAGCAGCGAGAGTCCCGAGTTCTGGAACGAGTTCTTCCTGCTGCAGCCGAACTTCGAGGCACTGGAGAATGAGATTGGAAAACTGAACaacgagcagctgcagctggtgAAACCAAATCTAAACACCCTCTTCCAGAGGTGCATCGAAATGCTTGACACGG AAGATCATCCCAAGCGCCTGTGCAACAGCCTACAAACGCTATGCTCCCTATTCTACGGGATCTTTAAGAAGTCCAACGCAGATCCCACGTTTAACATCCTAAACGAGGTCTTCGGCCACGAGAAGATGGACGAATGGCTTAAGCTACTCATGCAGTACTGCAATCGCATCCTCCTGGGCGATGTGCCCGAGAACGCTCGCTTTATGTGCCTCAAACTGCTCCAGGTTCTGGTCACGGGCACGGATAACGTCAACCAGAACTCCCTCTTCGAGCACCTGATGATGCACAGCATGTTCGACGCCTTTGTTCGGCTACTCAGCGATCCCACGTTCCGCAGTCAGCATGGACACGACATCGTTATCCTACTTACGATCCTGGTCAACTATCGCAAGCATGAAGCCACGAATCCCTATGTGGTGCAGCTCTCCATCCTCGCTGATGAGTTGGCTTTAAATGG CTACGGCCAAATGATATCGCAATCGCTAATTGACTTCTGTCGCCAGTACATTCAGAGTCTTAACAATGTGCAATCCTCTTCCTGGTTTTCGTCGCTGTCGAATATCGTGGGCAACATGTTTGTGTCGGATGAAGGATGCGAACGGGTGCAGCAGATCAAGGCGAATAATGGCCTTCTACTTGCCCTCTACGAGGCAGTGCACCTGAACCGGAACTTCATCACAACTCTGGCTCACACGCAGGCAGAGTCCAGTGCCCCGCCCTCGCCCAGTAACACGTTGAGTCTGGCCCAACCTGTGCCGGATTTATCCAATGCACCTATCATTGATATTACGCAGTATCCCACCAATCTGCTGGTGGCCGTATTTCAGTACTGTTCCATCGTGATGCAGGACAATAAGAACGAGTCGAGCATTGCTAATCTGAAGCTGTGTTTCCTCATCCTCACCTGCATTTCAGAGGACCAGTATGCCAACTCGATGATGCACGACAGCAACCTTACCTTCAAGGTTATGCTGCATCGGGCGCAGATGCGTCATCGCAAGCTGAATGTGGATCGGGTAGGCAAATCTCAGCCATTGGCAGCCACTCTACTGGACCTCCTGGTAGAGTTCATTGTGTCGCATTTGATGAAAAAGTTCCCGATGGAGCTGTATCTGCTGTGCATTGGTGTTATCCATCGAATCTTGTGCTACCAAAAGCGATGTAGAGTGCGCCTCAATTATCCGTGGAAGGAACTTTGGTCGGCTCTAATTGGGCTTCTGCGGTTTTTGGTCAACCAGGAACAGACGCTGGTGAAAAAGTGCAACATATTCCATTTGTCGCTACAGGTGGTGAATATATTTAATCTGTTTATTACGTACGGTGATACTTTCCTGGCCACAACCAATAGCTATGATGAGCTCTACTACGAACTGAACCGCGAAGAAAAGGTATTTACGGAAATACATGCCATGG TTCTCCGCTATACAACGATGCCGGACTGCGAATACAAAGACGATGTAATCAAACTCTTAAACGCTTTGGTTAATATCCTGGCCATTGTTAAGCACTTCCAGAACAAGATCAAGGAATGGCTGGCAGAGCAAGGCCTCTCTACGCCCACGGAGGAGCAGATACTCGATGTGGTGCGCAAGAACTACGATCTGACGCTCAAACTGCAGGACTCCCTGGATCAATACGAACGTTACACAGAAACGCCGCTGCACACCAACTTCTTTAAGCTGATGGTTCGCGATGTTGTCAACGATACGCGCAAGCACATTTACGGCTATGTGAAGGAGGCCGTATCTGTTATTCCGGACCAGGAAATACTCCTCACCTCCTCTATGACATCCGTTTCGGCCGGCACAGCCACTCCGGCttcagcaacagcagtgcCAGAAGCAAAAGCGTTGCCTTCTTTTGCTTAG